CTACCGCTATTGTGATTTCCTGATAAAGGTTGGAGCAGTAACAATGAGCTCCAGCGCGAGGGGAATATCAGTAGAGGTGAGTGGTCTGTACAGACAATTATCAAAATGGAGGGTAAAGTTTTTTTTTGATCTGTGTTACAATTTTTCTAAACGGATGTCCACGATCAAATCTCTTTATTTGTTTAGGTGGAGTACTGTCCCTGTGTGGTCCCTGGGGACTGCTGGAACCTGATGAAAGAGTTCATGCAAAGCTTCCTGGGCCCCAGCATCCCGGAGCTGCCCTCTGTGTTCGCCACCAAGCCTGAGGGCCTCTATGTGCCCGCGGACTGTGTTGACACCATGACCCAGTACCTGGAGTTGTTCAGCAAAGTGCGCAAACAGCAGGTGCTCCCAGGGACCACACGTTGACATCTTCATGGTAGCAGGAATGTCCTGGATAATCTCAGCCGATAAAGAAGCACCACCAAGAGTACAGCAGTACTTCCTCCACACCCCAACACAAGCAATGTAATCTTACACCACAATGTTGTGTAATTTAAATTGTACTGAGTGTCAGTACAGCAACTCAAACTTTTTGAAGCATTTCACAACCACTGCAAGGAATATATCATGGCAAAAATGAGAACAAAACCTTACTGGTTGAAGTCTGAACTCTTGAAGGAATAATGATGTGTCCCAAATGTGTCTTGTGGATTATCCTTGTGAGTAATCGGTTTAAAGGACCTTCCGTTTAGATACCAATGTTGTATCTGGGCATTATGGTCCTACTAATAGTTGGTTATTTTTTATTGAAAAAATTGTCTGACAACACTTAgtaacactgtttgtttgtttttacacaATAAACCTATGTTTACCTTACTTGATTAAGATCCTCTTTTTCATAACAGTATTTTTGGGAGTATGTTAGATTTATTAACCATATGCATATTTTGTATACTGTTGCTGGTGTTTTTCACCAAGTACAGTCCTGTCATGAATGGTTTATAGGGGACTTTGTCAGCTGTTATGAATGGGAAAAGTATGCCAATAATGTATCAGTCTCCAGGTGAAAAGCCATGACTTGTAAAAATGACATAGGGTTTACCAACTGAGCTCATGAGGACTACTATGGGTAATAACAAAAATGGTTTGGTATGGTAATAATAACCATCCGATCAGTTTGGATCTTTTCACGACCATAGTAATGAACGCTACATCCTGTGTACCAATGAGAGCTAAAGCTCGACGGAAGAGGGATCAGTTCAATCCAATCAGAATGACTTGATTCCAGGACCGAAATAGTTCGGTTGTCTCGAGGTCTAAAACAGCTTTCGCGTGCAGATGATGGCGGTAAATAGAAGCGAAattcattttgtattttttacaaaTACACAGTTATTTTATGGATCAACTACTGACATTGTCGTGTACTGTTTTGTCAACCTCTGAAAGTTATGGGTTCATGTTAcggttagctagatagctacatTGCAGGTTTTCTGAGTATCTGTGACTTTATTTGTATGTTGACCTCCCGGTGTGTTGTTTGAAGATGTAGTCAAAAGTTTATATACGACACATTTAGCTTTGTTTACATTGCGGCTCTGTGGAttctagctagcaagctagctagttagatGACAAAACCGCAGTGATTTTTTTTCACCCCCTCGGTGTAGTCAACCATATCAACTAGAAGTTGTTCAGTGTTCACAAGTGTGGATTTCAGACTAGTCTTTGTTCTGATGGCTAGCAAGCCTAGCTAGCTTAGCAAATGCTAGCCATCAGGCTATTGTTTCTCTGCAATGTGTtaaactaaataaatacattacaCCGGTATAAGCGACAACATTATGAGGCCAttttacattttctttatttGATCACAATGTCGGCTATTGTACCATTAGCCAAATGATTGAAGAAATACAGTGAATGTGTTGTAAAACTTAATCGCCCTGGCTAGCTAACcatcatagctagctagctgggtagtTAACGTTCGCTAACGTTACCAACAAGTAGCTAGATATCCGTCTATTGGCGAGCTAGGTAACGTTAAAGCTAATTAAACATGACAATAAGTTGGAACTTGCTAGTTAAGTGAACAAGAACACACTCTAACCCGCGTCGAGTGGTCACCTGGAGTGAGTAGCTAACGTTACATTTTCATTGTGGCACGAGCCGAGACGCCACGTTATATGGCAAAACTGGTGCAAGTTGGCAAGCCAAGATGGAAAACTGCTAACCTAAGTTAACTAGTTAGTAGTTTGAATCGAACGAAATGGTCGCCAAACAAATGCATGTTGACCAGCAGAAAAAAAGTATGCAGTTTGATTCCTTTGTTTGTTGTTATGGATAAATCGATTGTTTCTTCATTTTAAATCAGACTAATAGTGTTAAACTGCTCAACTCAATTGCCTAACATGATTATGATTTGTTTATAAACTGTGTTCTGCTAAGAAACTGTCGAGTAAATGTTCAGACATAGTGAACTAGCTACATGCTTTAAGTTAGAAACGTGTTTGCTTTGCTCAAATTAATGTCTTCATCTGTCAactgttaagtaaaaaaaaactCGCTATACAAGCACAACCTCTTTTCCGATTTTATTTTCAGTTTATTAAGGATCCCGAACCAGACATGAGTGAAGCTGATTGATTGCACCTGTGAAGGTCCCTTTGCTTATGTTGAAAGAACACTGACCTAAATCAGCGCGCAGTGTTTTTTACAGTAAGTAAAACAAGCTTACATGGTGTGCAAGTTCATATTCTTGGTCCTCAATCTTTTCCACACACTACACCAGCCAGTTTACGTTCAAATAGAGAACACATTTTGTATTTAGCATATCTGAAATGAAGCGGTTGATTTCTATCCCTGCGATTTACTGAAGTTGATCTCCTTTTCCCTCCTGCAGGATGAGCTGCTGCTTGGCACAGAGGCGTGTGTCCTGACGCTGTGGGCAGGCACATGTGCATTTGGAGAGATGGACCGCTGTAAGCACGTGGGGCGTCTTCGCCTAGGCCACGAACACTCCATCCTCAACTCACAGAAATGGCGCTGCATGGACTGCTGCaccaccgagtcagtgtgggccTGTCTCAAGTGCTCTCACGTGGCCTGTGGCCGCTTCATGGAAGAGCACTCCCTCAAACACTTCCAGGAGTCAAACCACCCCCTGGCCATGGAAGTGCGGGAGCTGGATGTCTTCTGCTTCGCCTGTGGAGACTATGTGCTCAACGACAATGCTGAAGGAGACCTCAAGCTCCTGCGGGGGGCGCTCTCTACTGTGCGTAGCCCTGGCAGGCGCTCCCTGCGCTCCTCTGCAGGGGGTGACTGTAACCCCTGGGTGGGTGAGAGCGGGCCCCAGCCTGCTATGCAGACGGCCCTGTGGCACCGAAGGAAGGTGCTGCTGGGGAAGATGCTGCGCCGCTGGAGGAACCGGCAGCAGGAGGAACAGAGCCAGCGGGAGGAGAAACTTgagcaggagaaggaggaggtccGGCGCCAGAAGAATGAGATGAAGAGGAGACTCATGGGAGAGCTGGCCAATGTGCCGCCCAGGAAGAGTGCCAGGCTGCTCACCCAGGCGCCCCGCTCAACCATCACACTTATCCCCCTGAAGTTCCGCGACCCTCCGGAGCGTCTGCCTCCGCCCAAAAAAACCTCCCTTCTATCCCTGAAGCCCCCCAGCAATGGCAGGACTCGTAAACTCAAAGTACGGAGGTACTACTCCTCCCATAAAGCGACCCGTCGTAGACTAGCCCCGGGGGTCACTGGGCTACGCAACCTTGGGAACACGTGCTACATGAACTCTATCTTACAGGTGCTGAGCCACCTGCAGAAATTCAGGGAGTGCTTCCTCACATTGGACATgtgtgagactgaggagctgCTGGCCAAGACAAACCAGGGTGTGGCTGGGGCTGTGGTGGGGAGTGGTAGTGCAGTCACACCAGGCTGCCCTCTGGGACGTGGCATGGGGAAGGCAGCCAGTGGGGGTCTCCCTGCTGTCAGCAAGCAGAGCTCGCCCCCCTGCATAAATGCAGCAGAGCTGGTCCAGCCCAAGGAGCCGCGATCCTCCACCCGCCAGCAGATGTCACTGTGCCACGAGCTGCACACACTGTTCAGGGTCATGTGGTCTGGCCGATGGTCGTTGGTGTCGCCCTTTGCCATGCTTCACTCTGTGTGGAACCTGATCCCAGCGTTCCGCGGCTACGACCAGCAGGATGCCCAGGAGTTCCTGTGTGAGCTGCTGGACAAGGTGCAGCAAGAGCTGGAGTCAGAGGGCAGCAAGCGCAGGATCGTCATCCCTATCACCCAGAGGAAGCTGTCCAAGCAGGTGCTCAAGGTCCTCAACACGATCTTTCACGGACAGCTACTCAGCCAGGTAAGGGACTCTACTCATTCCCATGACAACAGTACTCAACACATTCATTTAGGTTTGACCTTCAACACCCTATCATGGCTGAGGGTAGTCACTTGTTTATTAATCACAGTTGCAAACCAGGACTTAGATGGCGGCTCTGTCTGGGTTTTCAAACAATAACCCCTTGGTGAAATGTTTGCTTGGTTATCCCTTTATCCCTCCAGGTGACTTGTCTGTCCTGTAAGCACAAGTCAAACACAGTGGAGCCATTCTGGGACCTGTCCCTGGAGTTCCCGGAGCGCTACCACAGCACGGAGAAGGGCTCGGCTGCGTCTCTGGCCTACCAGCGCAGCTGCTCCCTCACTGAGATGCTGGCCAAGTTCACTGAGACAGAGGCTCTGGAGGGCAGCATCTATGCTTGCAACCACTGCAACAGTTAGTACTGGGACAGAGACTAATGTCTGTTAATGGAATAGACAAATCCTCCTGTACTTTAGTTTGCTGTTCTTTTTATTCAGCTATTTGACCGGAATCATGGTTAGGGAAGCAGGCctatagagagcaatagtaatggcgtctttttgtaggcactaatgCCGCCATGGTTTGTTAGACAAAGCCTATGGGGTAATTCATGTTTTTGTAGGTTTTGGATACAtgctgaaaataaggtctgtgatAAGCACACGCTTAGGAGATCTTCtacattttgttctatgagatcatAATCAACTGAAGTCACTTTTTTAATTTTTAagtatttaattttaaaaaaagcATAACGGCGTCATAATTCATAAAgatcatgttaactgactgatattatctcatagaacaaaacctaTAAGATCTCCTAAGTATGTGTTTCCCCATAGGAATGGTTGAATGAGCCCGAGGTAACTAGGACTATACGCTGGGGAGCACTATTGTGTGTTTCTCTCTTTTCGGGCTAGATTTTATTTGACTAATTAGCCAATTGATTGATATTGAAAGTGAAACTGAGTTTGTGCTTTTGGGGTAATCACAATATAGTTCTGCTTTTCTAGTGGTCACGTCCTGTACCtccatgtcacacacacatgttACACGTCTGTGACCTGTATGTTTTATAATTGTCAGGGAAAAGACGGAAGACGTCCCACAAGCCCCTGGTTCTGTCAGAGGCATGTAAGCAGCTGCTGATCTACCGCCTACCTCAGGTTCTACGGCTGCACCTCAAACGCTTCAGGTTAGCTTCAAACACCCAGTTTGTCTACTGCATTTGAAGACTTGGTCTGCTTACACAGTCAAGATTTACACCCACCGATTGTCTGTCCTTCTTGGTTTCCAAATGTGTGTTATGGTTTAGTTGGTATGATTGTATATTTCTGCAAGGGGATGTCTTGTAACAAGGACAAGCATAAGATAACCAATCCCTGTTCTGTGACAGATGGTCAGGCCGGAACCACAGGGAGAAGATTGGCGTCCATGTGGCCTTTGACCAGGTTTTGAACATAGAGCCCTACTGCTGCACAGACTCAGGCCAGTCGGTTCACAGAGAGGGCTACACCTACGACCTGTCTGCTGTAGTCATGCACCACGGGAAAGGCTTTGGCTCAGGGCACTACACTGCATACTGCTACAACACCGAGGGAGGTAAGTGGGACCAAGATACCAGACACTTGCATCCAAGCTAATAACTCTGTTTTAGAATAGCCTGTAGTTTAGGCAGGATTTTCACTTGGTCttttcagatttaaaaaaaaacatgatgaATTGGTCAAATGTTTAGTTGTGTAGTGCAGTTGACTCTCATAAATGTTTTGCTCCGAgtatttaatttaattaattttttaaaaacctttatttaactaggcaagtccgttaaagaacaaatacttattttcaatgacggcctaggaacagtggattaactgcattattcaggggcagaacgacagatttttaccttgtcagctcagggatttgatcttgcaaactttcggttacaagtccaacgctctaaccactaggctacctgttacCCCATATAACCTGATACTGTGAGATTACATGAGTTGCTGTTGGGACTGTAGGTGGCACAGTTTACCAAGCCGTAACCagccctctccctgtgtgtgtttccaggttTCTGGGTCCACTGTAATGACTCTGAGATGAACGTGtgcagtgtggaggaggtgtgcaaCACTCAGGCCTACATTCTGTTCTATACCCAGAGGTCTGCCTAGGCCCCTCTCCCTCCTATACCCTAGACCAGGGTGTACTACCTGACTGATGTCTACCTGGTCTGGGGGACTGAGACCTATATCTGTGTCTGTTGCCTAGAGGTCTGCCTGGGCATGTTACACTTCCTCTACCAGGCTACATCCTGGTTTACACCTAGATTTCCCTTGGCTTGAAACGACTCAGCCCACATTTGTTGAGTCTGGTATGCTAACAGCCATGTGAGAGCTACTGAACGTTGTACCACAAGGGAAGGCAATGTTGATCACGGTTAGTTATATATTTCACCAGGTGTCAAAGTGCTTTACATTGTATAGGAGTTAACTTGCCTCATCCTCCACCAATGTTTATCTCCCTCCTGGGATGATGAACACCAGCCATTTGGAGCGGAATAGGAATTCTTAGTGGCTAAACTAATTGAGTTTCCCTTTGTGGCTCAGGATCAGAGATTATTAATTGCATCAGGTGATTCAGAGCCTGGGTGGATTACGGCAAGCCTGCAGATACTATCAGACACTCCATAACCAATGTTGCCTAGCCTACCTCTGTTCTGTATTCTCAACCACAATGAGATGTCAGCCAAGGGCATTTTAGTCTCCAACCCAGTGTCATCTGTATCTCACTATGACCTCTCTCGTTCTGCTGTGGATATCTCAGGCTGTAAGGCCTTGGTCTGGGCCAACAGAATGAACGGTATAGATGGTGTGTAGATATTCCTGTATGTACTCCGTTTCCCTACCTTGAACAGAGGTATGGAGGTGTGGCAGAAAGCTACTTTGGAGATGGATGGGAATTGTATTGAGCCAACTGGCTTCATGCTGCACCTTTATGGAGGAGGGGCTTAGGTCGTTGATCCCATGATCAATGGGCTCCTTCTGATCTTTTATTGACTTCTATGTCATGTGGcagctctcttctcctcctacctTAATTGTAGAGGCTAGTTTAGGCTCTGGTTGGAGTCCGGTGCACTGTAACTCTGTTCATGGTTAGAAATGGATGGAAGAATGAACAAAGGACTGAGATATTGGAGAGTGTGTTGTTGGGATAATTGTTTGGGTTAAGAGGGGTATCCATTTCACTGGAGTGGAGCACCTGCAAGCAATATATGTGTGACATCATGACATGAAATCAAGATAAAATCAGGAATTCTTCAGCTTTGTAATACGTTGTTTTTTTCTACTCTGCTGTTTCTATTTGGGGTCTTAGTTTGCCAGGTTCTCAAGAGTTATTGTACTGCTGGTCTTGATATGAatcaaatacactgaacaaaaatataaacgcaacatgcaacaatttcaaagatttgactgagttggagtatatataaggaaatcagtcaatttaaatgaattaatttgcccctaatctatggatttcacatgactgagaatacagatatgcatcggttggtcacagatactttttttttaaaattggggtgtggatcagaaaaccagtcagtttcTGGTGTGAACACTATTTGCCTCATCTcaacatctcctttgcatataatttatcaggctgttgattgtggcccgtggaatgttgtcccactcctcttcaatggctgtgtgaagttccTGGATGTTGTCGGGAACctgaacacgctgtcgtacacttcagagcatcccaaacatgctcaacgggtgacatgtctggtgcgTAAGCAGGCCATGAAGGAactgtgacattttcagcttccaggaattctgtgcagatccttgcaacatggggccgtgcattatcatactgaaacattaggtgatggcggcagctgaatggcacgacaatggaccgCAGGATCTCGGCACGGTATCTCTGCATTTTttaattgccatcgataaaatgcaattgtgttcgttgtcctagcttatgcctgcccataccataaccccaccgccactctgttcacaacgttgaaatcagcaaaccgctcaaccacacaacgccatacacactgtctgccatctgcccggtacagttgaaaccgggattcatccgtgaagagtaCACTTCTCTGGCATGCCAGTTGCCATGGAAGATTATCATTTGCCCACAGGTCAAGACCATTGTgtgcatgcagatgagcttccctgagacggtttctgacagtttgtgcagaaattctttggttgtgcaaacccacagtttcatatACTTTCCTatagtcaacatgccaattgcatgctgcCTCAACGTGAGACATCTGTAgctttgtgttgtgacaaaacggcacattttagtggccttttattgtcccgagcacaaggttcacctgtgtaatgatcatgctgtttaatcagcttattgatatgccacctGTCAGGTgactggattatcttggcaaaggagaaatgctcactaacagggatgtaaaccaatttgtgcacagaatttgagagaaatatgcttttgtgtgtatggaacagttctgggatcttttatttccgctcatgaaacatgggaccaacactttacatgttgcgttcatatttctgttcagtgtacaAAATTCATTTATGTGAACTGTAAAGTTGGAATAATCTAATGACGATGAATGTCTTACTTTTTAAGGTCAGGTATGGCCTTTCCATTGGCCTGTCATGATCTCTTCTGTATTGTAAAAGCACCTgtcatcaatgtaattgtcatATGGGGTTTGCCTGACAAtgattaaaaaacaagaaaatactTACATTTTTGTGTGTCACTTGCATATTTTGTTTAATATACTACCAGCTGTAACCTCTTAGATTGATTGGCTGTCTTAAACTGTCAGTGTTTCTCACTATATTAGCTTACTGTGTTTTTCTAGAGTCGATTTTTCAGGTTCAGTAAAGTTCTTGATTTTGTCGCGGTAACTACTAGCGCATCCAATAAGAATTCCCTTGAACATGTAAGACCTCCCTTTATCaatttacaaaaataatattcaTATCCACAATCCCATAGGTGAGGTTCATCTGCACAAAGGCACCTCCTGGTGGAAAATATGGATATTATTTTTATAAATTGATCAAGGGAGGTATAACTGCACCTGGCAACCATGACAAATCGGTTTTTTTTTAGGGCTCAGTCTTATCCTTTAAGTGTTCCATAGTTAGTTTATTTTGTACTGTTGCTAAGAACCGTGAACTCGTACATTTTGGCAACAGAACAACCTATATGTGTTGTCTTTCCCAAACCATTTGAAATCCAATTGGTTACCTGGTCACATATGTGGATTAAAGGATTACAGAATTACTTTTAGAGGCTATTCACTGCATGTCTGTAAGCACATACAGTATTTTAGATGTGAAACCAATTGTAAACTCAACCCAGCCCAcactgaataaaaaaaaaaaaaatctatttaactaggcaagtcagttaagaacaaattcttattttcaatgacggcctaggagcaatgggttaactgccttgttcaggggcagagagacagatttgtaccttgtcagctcggggattcaatcttgcaacctttcggttactagtccaatgctctaaacactaggctacgctgctgcccCATGATGGACACTCGATTAGTAAAAAGATGCACTTATTATAGGTTACTGCTTAAACAAACTGTCTCCTACAGGGAGTTGATATACAAATCTTTAGCTTGAACCAGCCTGGAGTTCAATTTTGCAGGGGGGTACATTGAGGGACTGTCTTTGAAATTAGTACCTTTTTCATGATACAGATCACAGGTTGTCACTGATTACTTAGTATTATTATTCTTCTCTCTGTAGTCGATACTGTTAGATATACACAGTTCCATGAAAACCATCCGACTTTCCAATATCATGCAACATTAGCATAGTTTCAGAATATATTTATTAAGAATGGAACAGAGTTGTGATGGAGTTAGCAAACTGGATAGAAATATGGAAGCAATGGTCAAATGTGCTGTGGATCTGACGTTACATAGATTCttagctgctctacaacagtggtTATGAAATGTCATTGATGCTCAGAATAGCTAATAGATCATTCAGTAGTTGTGAGGATCCATCTCACCAGAATACATCCTGGCCCTCAAGTTCTCCTTTACATCACACATAAGAGACGAAAACGATTGATGCGCccaaaaagtgtagtttaaacaCCAGAAGTGATTTAGTTGACTGTTTTAGAATTAATATGCAGAAGAACATTTAGGTACAAACTGTCTATAGACAACAGAATACCGAGAAAAGAGCAACATGTATTTCTGTTGGTGTTGGAATGTTACTCATGCCAAGTGCATCATACAGGTACAAATGCACAAGTGAGGACATGCATGAGTAGTACATACCCTAACATTCAGAAAAAAAGCAATCGTTTTGCTTAGCCATGTCCTCCAAATATACAATTGGCTCAGTACAAAGGAACTGTAACAGCAAACATGGTTTAGCAAAGCATAATTTGTTTTTCTATCTATTATCATTTTTAAGTGTTTGCCTACACTACAATTTTGATGTGTCAAAGAATTTCAACATTCATTCCCAAATTGTAATGAAATCATAGTGACTACGATGGTGAGTTGACGCCACTAGATTAGTCAAGAGAAAGAGCAAATGCTTGAGTTGCCAAGCGACCAGGCAGATAGTTTCTTTGGTTCCTTTGTAATCACCATTAAATCACCTCCTAAAAAGTCTCTCAACCAAAAATGTCTGCCATCCAACGGGAGTCTTCGTCAGTTGCTTTGTAAAGAAAAGGTTTTGTGCCTTACAACACTCATAAGTTCAACTCTCCAAGCATACACCCCATGAAAAAAGTGCAACGGTTCCCTTTCAGAAATATGACTGGGTTCCAGACTTTTAGTTTGTCTGGGGCAGCTTAGTGTATCAATGTGGTCCCTCTGTCCACATCTTGGTCACTCAGACACAGGGGAGTGGGTGATTGGCTGTGGGGAGCTCAGCTGGGCAGTAGCCACAGCTCCAGGAAGTCCCAGTGCTTCCAGAGGATGAACAGGAAAAGGGCCAGCATGACCGTGGCAGCCACCCGTGCTCGGGTCTTCATGAGTGGGGTGATGAAGTTGGCCAGGGTGGAGACAAAGACCAGCACTACAGCCATGAGTGCCAGGATGATGTTGATGAGTTTGCCCAGTAAGGCACGGGCGTTGGCGTTCTCCACACCCTCCAACTGCAccacctgctgctgctgttgctggagCTCCAACTTAGTGATGCGAGTCAGGCACGACTCCACTGCTTCctgcatgtatacacacacacaaacacaaagttACAACAGAATTAGGGGTTAATTTCTGGAGTCACACAGAAAAAGTATTGTGCTATCTTACTACATATTATACTGTAAATCCAAGTATCTACCTGAATGTCTCTGGCTCTCTCATAGGACTGGTAGGCCACTTTCTCCTCTATGCTGGCCAGCTCCTGTTTCAGATTAGTCATCTCGTTCTGGTGCAGCTCTGTCAAGTCATTCAGCTGCTCTTCCAGTCGCTCGTACCTAAAAAGAAAGATAgataaaaatgtatgtataatTTAGACCAGCAAAGTGAAGACCAATTCAACGAGTTAGAGAAAGATTTGCACATATTTATGGTGTTTTCAAGGTGTCACTCAATCCACTTAATTTGAGAATCTATTTGATGTGTTAAAACAACTACTTCTGATTTTGACCATTTGAAATGTACCAGTTTTACTGACCTATTTAATTATCCTCATGAATATCATTCAGCATAAATCATGTAGAGTAAAAGCAAATCAGCTTGCTCAGCAGTTAGTGTGAGAACAATGTATACTACCAAATCTCATTTCATACTCTGTGTCTTGGCCAAGGTGTTGGTCTgtacctgtatctctcctcctgtAGGCACTGGGTCATGTAGGAGTAGTCACTCTGCAGCTGACTCTTCATGTCCTCGATGGCATCCTCCATGTGGGCTTGGCTGGCCTTGATCTCCTGCAAGCCTTCCAGCAGAGTGTCCCAGGAGCTgtggatgtggtggtggtggtggtggtggtgccctTCCAATCTGGGGCTCCCCAGGCCAGCCTGCCCATGCCCCAACATCCCACCTCCTCCCCCGGCCCAACCTGAGTGACTGCCTGGTGCTGAGCCAGAGGAGGCACTGGAGCACTCGTCGTCGCTACCGTACTT
This sequence is a window from Oncorhynchus kisutch isolate 150728-3 linkage group LG1, Okis_V2, whole genome shotgun sequence. Protein-coding genes within it:
- the LOC109895980 gene encoding ubiquitin carboxyl-terminal hydrolase 49; the protein is MDRCKHVGRLRLGHEHSILNSQKWRCMDCCTTESVWACLKCSHVACGRFMEEHSLKHFQESNHPLAMEVRELDVFCFACGDYVLNDNAEGDLKLLRGALSTVRSPGRRSLRSSAGGDCNPWVGESGPQPAMQTALWHRRKVLLGKMLRRWRNRQQEEQSQREEKLEQEKEEVRRQKNEMKRRLMGELANVPPRKSARLLTQAPRSTITLIPLKFRDPPERLPPPKKTSLLSLKPPSNGRTRKLKVRRYYSSHKATRRRLAPGVTGLRNLGNTCYMNSILQVLSHLQKFRECFLTLDMCETEELLAKTNQGVAGAVVGSGSAVTPGCPLGRGMGKAASGGLPAVSKQSSPPCINAAELVQPKEPRSSTRQQMSLCHELHTLFRVMWSGRWSLVSPFAMLHSVWNLIPAFRGYDQQDAQEFLCELLDKVQQELESEGSKRRIVIPITQRKLSKQVLKVLNTIFHGQLLSQVTCLSCKHKSNTVEPFWDLSLEFPERYHSTEKGSAASLAYQRSCSLTEMLAKFTETEALEGSIYACNHCNRKRRKTSHKPLVLSEACKQLLIYRLPQVLRLHLKRFRWSGRNHREKIGVHVAFDQVLNIEPYCCTDSGQSVHREGYTYDLSAVVMHHGKGFGSGHYTAYCYNTEGGFWVHCNDSEMNVCSVEEVCNTQAYILFYTQRSA
- the LOC109905684 gene encoding transmembrane and coiled-coil domains protein 2-like is translated as MEHEALLDKSEVTTLCLPPSASHGGSDTNISLDGAGLGAEGSGVVDPQRTRLALEHLQQKTLKITEQIRIEQESRDDNVAEYLKLAHNADKLQASRIKQVFEKKNQKSAQTITHLHKKLDHYHKKLKEIEQNGPARQPKDVLRDMQQGLKDMGANVRAGFHGFGGGMVDGVKGGVEGVKGAVVSKPREFASLIRNKFGSADNISHLIEDGVGGHSENVPAQRALSGSATLVSSPKYGSDDECSSASSGSAPGSHSGWAGGGGGMLGHGQAGLGSPRLEGHHHHHHHHIHSSWDTLLEGLQEIKASQAHMEDAIEDMKSQLQSDYSYMTQCLQEERYRYERLEEQLNDLTELHQNEMTNLKQELASIEEKVAYQSYERARDIQEAVESCLTRITKLELQQQQQQVVQLEGVENANARALLGKLINIILALMAVVLVFVSTLANFITPLMKTRARVAATVMLALFLFILWKHWDFLELWLLPS